DNA from Paraburkholderia sp. BL10I2N1:
TGGTCCCTATTGCTGCATTGGCGGTGACGTCGAAATTGGCGAGGGCACCATACTCAAGTCTCACGTCGTGGTAAGCGGGCACACCCGCATTGGCCGAGACAACATAGTCTATCCATTCGCCACGATCGGAGAAGACAACCAAGACCTGAAGTACGCCGGGGAGCCGACTCTTATAGAAGTAGGCGATCGCAACAGAATCCGGGAGAGTGTCACGATCCATCGGGGCACGGTCCAAGGCGGCGGTATCACCAAGGTTGGGAACGACAACCTTCTGATGGTCAACGCTCACGTTGCCCACGATTGCACGATTAGCGACCATTGCATTCTGGCAAACAATGCAACGCTAGGCGGTCACGTCATCGTGGACGATCACGTGATCATCGGCGGTATGTGCGCGGTTCATCAATTCTGCGTCATTGGGGCGCACGTTATGGTGGGAGGTTGTTCTGGCGTCGCGCAAGATGTGCCGCCGTTTGTCATTGCGCAAGGCAATCACGCTTCACCGATCGGGGTGAACACCACGGGGCTACAACGCCGAGGTTTCAGCAAGGAAGCAATACAAGCAATTCGAAATGCTTACAAGCTGCTTTACCGAAGCGGAAAGACTCTTGACGAAGTGAAGCCTGAGATCGCGGAGATTGCAACGGCTCACGCAGAGGTTAAGCCTTTTTACGAATTTCTTGGTCGCTCGACTCGCGGCTTAATTCGGTAAGGAACGGGCCGCCTTACGCTGTTCGCATCGGGCGGCACGCGGGCCAGGAAAAGACATTCGACATCGTGGTCTAGTTCGTTGACAATTCCCGTCGAATAGGACAATCCAATGTCCAAGCGTATAACCAAGAATTGAATAATCGGGTAACGCAAGAATGGCATCCCAAGCAGAAATCTATCTGAAAGATTTTCACCAGCGTCGGGCGAGA
Protein-coding regions in this window:
- the lpxA gene encoding acyl-ACP--UDP-N-acetylglucosamine O-acyltransferase, which produces MIDKTAVIHPTAVIEEGARIGARVRIGPYCCIGGDVEIGEGTILKSHVVVSGHTRIGRDNIVYPFATIGEDNQDLKYAGEPTLIEVGDRNRIRESVTIHRGTVQGGGITKVGNDNLLMVNAHVAHDCTISDHCILANNATLGGHVIVDDHVIIGGMCAVHQFCVIGAHVMVGGCSGVAQDVPPFVIAQGNHASPIGVNTTGLQRRGFSKEAIQAIRNAYKLLYRSGKTLDEVKPEIAEIATAHAEVKPFYEFLGRSTRGLIR